The following are encoded together in the Deinococcus soli (ex Cha et al. 2016) genome:
- a CDS encoding ATP-binding protein has translation MTEPTPTLTPAPTTPTLITLGGLDLAGFRKVKSLLLLVYVALEGPTPRRTLATLLWPGAARPEGSLRVALHALREVHPGALGGEDRLITPVTSDAAHLLTLRGEAAWDAYAGPFLHGVPLTGVSAEFEEWVETQRERLARHVQEEALRAAETADPARAADWAARAYRTPGAPPPEADLLRRALPLTLPGSPLEAEIRAELGELDEGTPTPAPAPRVAARMLGREAELDTLLAWTLAPQPDPPAGGAALITGPGGIGKSTLTRELLRELTRLDRPATLVDAEGATSAAELGARLAAALTPGQAAPPTLAALSDHLPPHATVLLDGADALNDLPDLLRALRRDLPGVRWVISSRRSPPGLLGGGDLLLPLAGLPQAPPEADLAQIAASSATQLFLREAARTRRDLTLTAGNAALIAGITRRLQGHPLALALAASWLRVEHLEAVYARVLTEAAQLTPEGGGSDGRRGLNAVARRSWDLLSPEQQHAALRLTVTSDLDPADAPHLGVPAHLIDELLTHNFLEAHQPGTERLRLYPALRGLLTEQAAAHPDLITQARADHAHHYLTWFTAQPPEAPPVDAERDNIVAALHTALEHGHATAAQIDHFLAHHDRRGLHASGTDTFAALADAAEDACAPDSVQAAAQIASMWLAYRAGRLLDAQTLAGHFLAGPLAADPTSRMKVLNTLAAVRGVQGQMQSATDLLRQALALAVELGDQVRAVFYRVNILSNLGFLGNAPQIEEMAGELRAELPTLPDALAWMVRERLLHILLYAPSPDMPVLEAEARQVLTHARVVDNVFLQREGWFRLIRALLLQGRVREAEQHLQQFRAACAEVKETAIWLEYHLLRVALLYTRGRAQQARQEARMALRLLGQHPAQWDANELLLLVSPDLMQIRPAETAQALASLRNLDSAHAAQRHRATELLRMYPHAPAAEHPYRMDGLLSWLTEALGSD, from the coding sequence TTGACTGAGCCGACCCCCACCCTCACCCCCGCGCCCACGACCCCGACGCTGATCACGCTGGGCGGGCTGGACCTGGCCGGCTTCCGCAAGGTCAAGTCCCTGCTGCTGCTCGTGTACGTCGCCCTGGAAGGCCCCACGCCGCGCCGCACCCTGGCGACCCTGCTGTGGCCCGGCGCGGCCCGCCCGGAAGGCAGCCTGCGCGTGGCGCTGCACGCCCTGCGCGAGGTCCACCCGGGCGCGCTGGGCGGCGAGGACCGCCTGATCACCCCCGTGACCAGCGACGCGGCGCACCTGCTGACCCTGCGCGGCGAGGCCGCCTGGGACGCCTACGCCGGGCCGTTCCTGCACGGCGTGCCCCTGACCGGCGTGTCCGCCGAGTTCGAGGAATGGGTGGAAACCCAGCGGGAACGCCTCGCGCGGCACGTGCAGGAGGAAGCCCTGCGCGCCGCTGAGACCGCCGACCCCGCCCGCGCCGCCGACTGGGCAGCGCGGGCCTACCGCACCCCGGGCGCCCCGCCGCCCGAGGCGGACCTGCTGCGCCGCGCGCTGCCCCTGACGCTGCCCGGCTCGCCGCTGGAGGCGGAGATCCGCGCGGAACTGGGCGAACTGGACGAGGGAACGCCCACCCCGGCCCCCGCGCCCCGCGTGGCCGCGCGCATGCTGGGCCGCGAGGCGGAACTCGACACGCTCCTCGCCTGGACGCTCGCCCCGCAGCCTGACCCCCCGGCGGGGGGCGCGGCCCTGATCACCGGCCCCGGCGGGATCGGCAAGAGCACCCTGACCCGCGAACTCCTGCGGGAACTGACCCGCCTGGACCGCCCCGCGACCCTCGTGGACGCCGAGGGCGCCACCAGCGCCGCCGAACTGGGCGCCCGCCTCGCCGCCGCCCTGACCCCCGGGCAGGCCGCGCCCCCCACCCTGGCCGCCCTGAGCGATCACCTGCCCCCGCACGCCACGGTCCTGCTGGACGGCGCGGACGCCCTGAATGACCTCCCGGACCTGCTGCGCGCCCTGCGCCGCGACCTGCCCGGCGTGCGCTGGGTGATCAGCAGCCGCCGCAGCCCCCCCGGCCTGCTGGGCGGCGGGGACCTGCTGCTGCCCCTGGCGGGCCTCCCGCAGGCGCCGCCGGAAGCGGACCTCGCGCAGATCGCCGCGAGCAGCGCCACGCAACTCTTCCTGCGCGAAGCCGCCCGCACCCGCCGCGACCTGACCCTGACCGCCGGGAACGCCGCGCTGATCGCCGGAATCACCCGCCGCCTCCAGGGCCACCCCCTCGCCCTGGCCCTGGCCGCGTCCTGGCTGCGTGTCGAGCACCTGGAAGCCGTGTACGCCCGCGTCCTCACCGAGGCCGCCCAGCTGACCCCCGAAGGCGGCGGCAGCGACGGACGGCGCGGCCTGAACGCCGTCGCCCGCCGCTCCTGGGACCTCCTGAGTCCGGAACAGCAGCACGCGGCGCTGCGCCTGACCGTCACCAGCGACCTCGACCCCGCCGACGCGCCCCACCTGGGCGTCCCCGCGCACCTCATCGACGAGCTGCTCACGCACAACTTCCTCGAAGCGCACCAGCCCGGCACCGAACGCCTGCGCCTGTACCCCGCGCTACGCGGCCTGCTGACCGAACAGGCCGCCGCGCACCCGGACCTGATCACGCAGGCCCGCGCCGACCACGCCCACCACTACCTGACATGGTTCACCGCCCAGCCCCCCGAAGCGCCCCCGGTGGACGCCGAACGCGACAACATCGTGGCCGCCCTGCACACCGCACTGGAACACGGGCACGCCACCGCCGCCCAGATCGACCACTTCCTGGCGCACCATGACCGGCGCGGCCTGCACGCCAGCGGCACCGACACCTTCGCCGCCCTGGCCGACGCCGCCGAGGACGCGTGCGCCCCGGACAGCGTGCAGGCCGCCGCGCAGATCGCCAGCATGTGGCTCGCGTACCGCGCCGGACGCCTGCTGGACGCCCAGACGCTCGCCGGGCACTTCCTGGCCGGACCACTGGCCGCCGACCCCACCAGCCGCATGAAAGTCCTGAACACCCTGGCCGCCGTCCGGGGGGTGCAGGGACAGATGCAGAGCGCCACGGACCTGCTCAGGCAAGCGCTGGCACTGGCGGTCGAACTGGGCGATCAGGTGCGCGCGGTGTTCTACAGGGTGAACATCCTGTCCAATCTGGGTTTCCTGGGGAACGCGCCGCAGATTGAGGAGATGGCGGGTGAACTGCGTGCGGAACTGCCGACCCTGCCAGATGCGCTGGCCTGGATGGTCCGTGAGCGGCTGCTGCATATCCTGCTGTACGCTCCGTCCCCCGATATGCCCGTGCTAGAGGCAGAAGCGAGGCAGGTGCTGACGCATGCCCGGGTGGTCGACAATGTCTTCTTGCAGCGGGAGGGCTGGTTCCGGCTCATACGTGCGCTGCTCTTGCAGGGACGCGTCCGTGAGGCTGAACAGCACCTACAGCAGTTCAGGGCCGCCTGCGCGGAGGTCAAGGAGACGGCGATCTGGCTGGAGTACCATCTGCTCCGGGTGGCTCTGCTGTACACGAGGGGACGCGCGCAGCAGGCCCGTCAGGAAGCCCGGATGGCGCTGCGCCTGCTCGGGCAGCACCCGGCTCAGTGGGACGCGAACGAACTGCTGTTGCTGGTGAGTCCTGATCTGATGCAGATCCGACCGGCCGAGACAGCGCAGGCTCTGGCGTCCCTTCGGAACCTGGACTCGGCACACGCCGCGCAGCGACACCGGGCCACTGAACTGCTGCGCATGTATCCGCACGCCCCAGCCGCAGAACATCCCTACCGGATGGATGGATTGCTCTCATGGCTGACTGAGGCGCTCGGGAGTGACTGA
- a CDS encoding diguanylate cyclase domain-containing protein yields the protein MTHPHLDDDLFHLLPLPGLRWPAHAPTQAQPNPAYQRAYHPSALPAPVTTWTDGTHQTRLLTHTGERRVCRLNLRSLPNGDRILLIEDVHSYHLDPVTHLPDRDALLHDAAQTHGVTTLATLRLPPLHDHRRQLGDAPIDQALRRAARELNTAARAWNASPYRTGTHDFTLLSPQTITPDQLAPVVRRIHAHLSALGRTPEPRTGLSDAPHDGHTLADLLHAAQTRAGTHPTRRSLDSLKRLLNPAPTHPMLAL from the coding sequence ATGACCCACCCGCACCTCGACGACGACCTGTTCCACCTGCTGCCCCTGCCCGGCCTGCGCTGGCCCGCCCACGCCCCCACGCAGGCCCAGCCCAACCCTGCCTACCAGCGCGCCTACCACCCCAGCGCCCTGCCCGCCCCCGTCACCACCTGGACGGACGGCACCCACCAGACCCGCCTGCTGACCCACACCGGCGAGCGGCGCGTGTGCCGCCTGAACCTCCGCAGCCTGCCGAACGGCGACCGCATCCTGCTCATCGAGGACGTCCACAGCTACCACCTCGACCCCGTCACGCACCTGCCCGACCGGGACGCGCTGCTGCACGACGCCGCCCAGACGCACGGCGTCACCACCCTGGCCACGCTGCGCCTGCCCCCCCTGCACGACCACCGCCGCCAGCTGGGCGACGCGCCCATCGATCAGGCCCTGCGCCGCGCCGCGCGCGAACTGAACACCGCCGCGCGCGCCTGGAACGCCAGCCCCTACCGCACCGGCACGCACGACTTCACCCTCCTGAGCCCCCAGACCATCACGCCCGACCAGCTCGCCCCGGTCGTGCGGCGCATCCACGCGCACCTCAGCGCCCTGGGCCGCACCCCAGAACCCCGCACCGGCCTGAGCGACGCCCCGCACGACGGCCACACCCTGGCCGACCTGCTCCACGCCGCGCAAACCCGCGCCGGCACCCACCCCACCCGCCGCTCCCTGGACAGCCTGAAACGCCTGCTGAACCCGGCCCCCACCCACCCCATGCTCGCCCTGTAG
- the ispF gene encoding 2-C-methyl-D-erythritol 2,4-cyclodiphosphate synthase, translated as MTWPFRVGFGEDAHRLEAGRRLVLGGVEIGHAELGAVAHSDGDAVLHVVADALLSGLALGDIGAYFPDTAEQWRGMDSRVIVERALALVQERGWVPVNVAVVVTLDRPKLGPLRAEIARSVAALLSLPEGDVGVSFKTSEGLAPLHVQTRATVLLARVDAAPGVGGE; from the coding sequence ATGACGTGGCCGTTCAGGGTTGGGTTTGGGGAGGACGCGCACCGGCTGGAGGCGGGGCGGCGGCTGGTGCTGGGCGGCGTGGAGATTGGGCACGCGGAGCTGGGTGCGGTGGCGCACAGTGATGGGGACGCGGTGCTGCACGTGGTGGCCGACGCGCTGCTGTCGGGGCTGGCGCTGGGGGATATCGGGGCGTACTTCCCGGATACGGCCGAGCAGTGGCGCGGCATGGATTCGCGCGTGATCGTGGAGCGGGCGCTGGCGCTGGTGCAGGAGCGCGGCTGGGTGCCGGTGAACGTGGCGGTGGTGGTGACGCTGGACCGCCCGAAGCTGGGGCCGCTGCGCGCGGAGATCGCCCGGTCGGTCGCGGCGCTGCTCTCGCTGCCCGAGGGGGACGTGGGCGTCAGTTTCAAGACGTCAGAGGGTCTGGCGCCGCTGCACGTGCAGACGCGCGCGACGGTGCTGCTGGCCCGCGTGGACGCGGCCCCGGGGGTCGGCGGTGAGTGA
- a CDS encoding tRNA (cytidine(34)-2'-O)-methyltransferase: MSDAAPGGEGPLLHVVLFEPEKAGNVGNVARTCAVLGADLHLIRPFGFHLHDREFRRAVMDYLEGVTLHEHASWTAFQGTLGVGARVWAFSTHATDLHTRAGFRRGDYLLFGPESRGLPAWLRDALPKLKLPQPGGGRSLNLSVAAGVAAFEAGRQIEGW; encoded by the coding sequence GTGAGTGACGCGGCGCCGGGTGGGGAGGGGCCGCTGCTGCACGTGGTGCTGTTCGAGCCGGAGAAGGCCGGGAACGTCGGGAACGTCGCGCGGACCTGCGCGGTGCTGGGCGCGGACCTGCATCTGATCCGTCCGTTCGGCTTCCACCTGCACGACCGGGAGTTCCGCCGCGCGGTGATGGATTACCTGGAGGGCGTGACGCTGCACGAGCACGCCAGCTGGACGGCCTTCCAGGGCACGCTGGGCGTGGGCGCGCGGGTGTGGGCGTTCAGCACGCACGCGACCGACCTGCACACCCGCGCGGGCTTCCGGCGAGGGGATTACCTGCTGTTCGGCCCGGAATCGCGCGGGCTGCCCGCGTGGCTGCGCGACGCCCTGCCGAAGCTGAAGCTGCCGCAGCCGGGTGGGGGCCGCAGCCTGAACCTGAGCGTGGCGGCGGGCGTCGCGGCGTTCGAGGCCGGGCGGCAGATCGAGGGCTGGTAA
- a CDS encoding metalloregulator ArsR/SmtB family transcription factor, with protein MSADLTARAGLFRALSHPARLSLLRLVWTREASGDELARLMNLAPATISHHLAQLTEAGLILTRQDGHHRLHRAHTAALNLILADVVRGATPAPTPDDPYRDRVLRAFLKGGRLTTLPAQRKKKDVILHELVTLFEHGRHYPEAEVNAILGDVYADVSTLRREMIGLGVLNRERGVYWRPEADADPSSPGDAG; from the coding sequence ATGAGCGCCGACCTCACCGCCCGCGCTGGCCTCTTCCGCGCGCTGTCCCACCCCGCACGCCTCAGCCTCCTGCGCCTCGTCTGGACGCGCGAGGCCAGCGGCGACGAACTCGCCCGCCTGATGAACCTCGCGCCCGCCACCATCAGCCACCACCTCGCGCAGCTCACCGAGGCCGGACTGATCCTCACGCGGCAGGACGGCCACCACCGCCTGCACCGCGCGCACACGGCCGCGCTGAACCTGATCCTCGCGGACGTCGTGCGCGGCGCCACCCCCGCCCCCACCCCCGACGACCCCTACCGCGACCGCGTCCTGCGCGCCTTCCTGAAAGGTGGACGCCTGACCACCCTGCCCGCCCAACGCAAGAAGAAAGACGTCATCCTGCACGAACTCGTCACCCTGTTCGAGCACGGCCGCCACTACCCGGAAGCCGAGGTGAACGCCATCCTGGGTGACGTGTACGCCGACGTGTCCACCCTGCGCCGCGAGATGATCGGCCTGGGCGTCCTGAACCGCGAACGCGGCGTGTACTGGCGGCCCGAAGCGGACGCCGACCCCTCTTCCCCCGGGGACGCCGGGTAG
- a CDS encoding aminopeptidase, which produces MTSSDFQARLARYAELLVRTGVNLPQGGKVRVSAPVEATELARLVARAAYRAGAADVRVTYHDPHLGLALFEDGSDDAVNHLPAWHAQEAEAMVGDGYASIGIIGEDPSLLAGVDPARIAARSKLVAQAMRRVSEASGSFRVNWTVGAMATPAWAARVYPELPQEEAVARLWDDIFTVTRADQPDPVAAWDAHLTRLERLTTHLNGRQYAAVHLKSDLGTDLTVGLARNHVWQGGAETAQNGVRGVPNLPTDEVFTAPHRDRVDGVAVASKPLSTRGQLIEGIRMRFEAGRAVEVSATRGEETLKALIATDEGAARLGEVALVPASAPVAQTGTLFLNTLFDENAASHIALGRCYPTNVQGGTDPATLDAAGGNHDSLIHVDWMIGTPATDVDGITHDGTREPLMRAGEWVIEGL; this is translated from the coding sequence ATGACCTCAAGTGATTTCCAGGCGCGACTGGCGCGCTACGCCGAACTGCTCGTCCGGACCGGCGTGAACCTCCCGCAGGGCGGCAAGGTCCGCGTGAGTGCGCCGGTCGAGGCGACCGAACTGGCGCGGCTGGTGGCGCGCGCCGCGTACCGCGCCGGGGCGGCCGACGTGCGCGTCACGTACCACGATCCTCACCTGGGGCTGGCGCTGTTCGAGGACGGCTCGGACGACGCCGTGAACCACCTGCCCGCGTGGCACGCGCAGGAGGCCGAGGCGATGGTCGGTGACGGGTACGCGTCCATCGGCATCATCGGTGAGGACCCCTCGCTGCTGGCGGGCGTGGACCCCGCGCGGATCGCGGCGCGCAGCAAACTGGTCGCGCAGGCCATGCGCCGGGTGAGCGAGGCGAGCGGCAGCTTCCGCGTGAACTGGACGGTCGGCGCGATGGCCACGCCCGCCTGGGCCGCCCGCGTGTACCCGGAGCTGCCGCAGGAGGAGGCCGTGGCGCGCCTGTGGGACGACATCTTCACGGTCACCCGCGCCGATCAGCCCGACCCGGTCGCCGCGTGGGACGCGCACCTGACCCGCCTGGAACGCCTGACCACCCACCTGAACGGCCGGCAGTACGCCGCCGTGCACCTGAAGAGCGACCTGGGCACCGACCTGACCGTGGGCCTCGCCCGGAACCACGTGTGGCAGGGCGGCGCGGAAACCGCGCAGAACGGCGTGCGCGGCGTCCCGAACCTCCCCACCGACGAGGTGTTCACCGCCCCGCACCGGGACCGCGTGGACGGCGTGGCGGTCGCCAGCAAACCCCTGAGTACGCGCGGGCAGCTCATCGAGGGCATCCGCATGCGCTTCGAGGCCGGGCGCGCCGTCGAGGTGAGCGCCACGCGCGGCGAGGAGACCCTGAAAGCCCTGATCGCCACCGATGAGGGCGCCGCCCGCCTGGGCGAGGTGGCCCTGGTGCCCGCCAGCGCGCCCGTCGCGCAGACCGGCACGCTGTTCCTGAACACCCTGTTCGACGAGAACGCCGCGTCGCACATCGCGCTGGGCCGCTGCTACCCCACCAACGTGCAGGGCGGCACCGACCCCGCCACGCTGGACGCGGCGGGCGGGAACCACGACAGCCTGATCCACGTGGACTGGATGATCGGCACGCCCGCCACCGATGTGGACGGCATCACCCATGACGGCACCCGCGAGCCGCTGATGCGTGCGGGCGAGTGGGTCATCGAGGGGCTGTAA
- a CDS encoding ferritin-like domain-containing protein, which produces MSDAMNRRKFLGAAGAVTATGLLAGCTPALSATPKANLDAMIFNFALNLEYLEAAFYLAAVGRLQELDAAGGDSSKVILPAGFTGKNGNGVPFASADVRAYAEEIATDELNHVKVIRKVLGAAAVAQPTLDLGPAFVAAGKAASGGAIANFNPFANDLFFLHGAFIFEDVGVSAYKGAARLLTDTSAGGNLENAAGILAVEAYHSGMIRTLLYQQRNTDVTASLKVSDVVQAISNLRDSVDGDTDVDQGIVEGGKANIVLADANGIAYSRTPRQVGNIVFLAPGATKGGFYPDGLSGNFSAILAL; this is translated from the coding sequence ATGTCCGACGCCATGAACCGCCGTAAGTTCCTCGGGGCCGCCGGGGCCGTCACCGCCACCGGTCTGCTCGCCGGCTGCACGCCCGCCCTGAGCGCCACGCCCAAGGCGAACCTGGACGCCATGATCTTCAACTTCGCGCTGAACCTCGAGTACCTGGAAGCGGCGTTCTACCTGGCCGCCGTGGGTCGCCTGCAGGAACTGGACGCCGCGGGTGGCGACAGCAGCAAGGTCATCCTGCCTGCGGGCTTCACGGGCAAGAACGGGAACGGCGTGCCGTTCGCGTCCGCCGACGTGCGCGCCTACGCCGAGGAGATTGCCACGGACGAGCTGAACCACGTGAAGGTCATCCGCAAGGTGCTGGGTGCCGCGGCCGTCGCGCAGCCCACCCTGGACCTGGGTCCGGCGTTCGTCGCGGCGGGCAAGGCCGCGTCGGGCGGGGCCATCGCGAACTTCAACCCCTTCGCGAACGACCTGTTCTTCCTGCACGGCGCGTTCATCTTCGAGGACGTGGGTGTCAGTGCGTACAAGGGCGCGGCGCGCCTGCTGACCGACACGAGCGCGGGCGGCAACCTAGAGAACGCGGCGGGCATCCTGGCCGTCGAGGCCTACCACTCGGGCATGATCCGCACCCTGCTGTACCAGCAGCGCAACACGGACGTCACGGCCAGCCTGAAGGTCTCGGACGTCGTGCAGGCGATCAGCAACCTGCGTGACAGCGTGGACGGCGACACGGACGTGGATCAGGGCATCGTCGAGGGCGGCAAGGCGAACATCGTCCTGGCCGACGCGAACGGGATCGCGTACAGCCGCACGCCCCGTCAGGTGGGGAACATCGTGTTCCTCGCGCCCGGCGCGACGAAGGGCGGCTTCTACCCCGACGGCCTCAGCGGAAACTTCAGCGCGATCCTGGCGCTGTAA
- a CDS encoding MerR family transcriptional regulator, with protein sequence MNELTEAAFRQSVRQFRELMTSMPEANRADVATMCGGPEVLDALFEERGVGIGRFAALMGLPATTVRHLLREDLLHPMRVNGKFRFLLHNVIELRGVQQWQAVGLTLEDTRAFLDAQGLLGLVAQGGTMFSVQREAPDPASLPALKADVLARLGGAVRSLEDRHAALGAQLERARALERMVQENAFGQAGPGAPPT encoded by the coding sequence GTGAATGAACTGACCGAGGCGGCGTTCCGGCAGAGTGTCCGGCAGTTCCGGGAGCTGATGACGTCCATGCCGGAGGCGAACCGCGCGGACGTGGCGACCATGTGTGGCGGCCCGGAGGTGCTGGACGCCCTGTTCGAGGAGCGGGGCGTGGGGATCGGGCGGTTCGCGGCGCTGATGGGGCTGCCCGCGACGACGGTGCGGCACCTGCTGCGCGAGGACCTGCTGCACCCCATGCGGGTGAACGGCAAGTTCCGGTTCCTGCTGCACAACGTGATCGAGTTGCGGGGCGTGCAGCAGTGGCAGGCGGTGGGGCTGACGCTGGAGGACACGCGGGCGTTCCTGGACGCGCAGGGTCTGCTGGGGCTGGTCGCGCAGGGCGGCACGATGTTCTCGGTGCAGCGCGAGGCGCCGGACCCGGCGTCCCTCCCGGCCCTGAAGGCGGACGTACTGGCGCGGCTGGGGGGCGCGGTCCGGTCGCTGGAGGACCGGCACGCGGCGCTGGGCGCACAGCTGGAGCGGGCCCGCGCGCTGGAACGCATGGTGCAGGAGAACGCCTTCGGGCAGGCCGGACCGGGGGCGCCGCCCACCTGA
- a CDS encoding malate dehydrogenase, which yields MTTKQPVRVAVTGAAGQIGYSLLFRIASGDMLGKDQPVILQLLEITPALKALQGVVMELRDCAFPLLADIVTSDDPMVAFKDADYALLVGAMPRKAGMERGDLLGANGGIFKPQGEALNAVASRDVKVLVVGNPANTNALIAQQNAPDLDAKQFTAMVRLDHNRAISQLAEKTGKPVSSIKNLTIWGNHSSTQYPDLSQATVDGQPALDQVDRDWYEQQYISTVAKRGAAIIEARGLSSAASAASAAIDHMRDWALGTPEGEWVSMGIPSDGSYGIPEGLIYGFPVTCKNGKYEIVQGLPVSDFSRGKMDATAQELTEERDEVRKLGLVK from the coding sequence ATGACGACCAAACAACCCGTCCGCGTTGCCGTTACCGGCGCCGCTGGCCAGATCGGCTACAGCCTTCTTTTCCGCATCGCGTCGGGCGACATGCTCGGTAAGGACCAGCCGGTCATTCTGCAGCTGCTGGAGATCACGCCCGCGCTGAAGGCGCTTCAGGGCGTCGTGATGGAGCTGCGTGACTGCGCGTTCCCGCTGCTGGCGGACATCGTGACGAGCGATGACCCGATGGTGGCGTTCAAGGACGCGGATTACGCGCTGCTGGTGGGCGCCATGCCGCGGAAGGCGGGGATGGAGCGCGGGGACCTGCTGGGCGCGAACGGCGGGATCTTCAAGCCGCAGGGTGAGGCGCTGAACGCCGTGGCGAGCCGTGACGTGAAGGTGCTCGTGGTGGGGAACCCCGCGAACACGAACGCGCTGATCGCGCAGCAGAACGCGCCGGATCTGGACGCGAAGCAGTTCACGGCGATGGTGCGTCTGGATCACAACCGCGCGATCAGCCAGCTGGCGGAGAAGACCGGGAAGCCTGTGAGCAGCATCAAGAACCTGACGATCTGGGGCAACCACTCCTCGACCCAGTACCCCGACCTGAGTCAGGCGACGGTGGACGGTCAGCCTGCGCTGGATCAGGTGGACCGCGACTGGTACGAGCAGCAGTACATCTCGACCGTGGCGAAGCGTGGCGCAGCGATCATCGAGGCGCGCGGCCTGAGCAGCGCCGCGTCCGCCGCGAGCGCCGCGATCGACCACATGCGCGACTGGGCGCTGGGCACGCCCGAGGGCGAGTGGGTCAGCATGGGCATTCCCAGCGACGGCAGCTACGGCATTCCCGAGGGTCTGATCTACGGCTTCCCCGTGACCTGCAAGAACGGCAAGTACGAGATCGTGCAGGGCCTCCCGGTGAGTGACTTCAGCCGCGGCAAGATGGACGCCACAGCGCAGGAACTGACCGAGGAACGCGACGAAGTGCGCAAACTCGGCCTGGTGAAGTAA
- a CDS encoding enoyl-CoA hydratase/isomerase family protein: MDTAQLTAPGAYPGLNLQLHDSGILEVVIRSDKTLNSVNADAHRALTRVWRDIDDTPGIRCVLVRGEGRGFSSGGDFTLIEEMSSDFTALTRVWKEARDLVYNVINCSKPIVSAIHGPCVGAGLAVALLADVSITAHTARLLDGHVRLGVAAGDHAAIIWPLLCGLNKAKYHLMTGEPVSGIEAERIGLVSLTVPDDELMDRAWTVANQLAQGSPTAIRWTKYALNNWLRQAGPTFDASLALEFLGFTGPDVREGLSSLREKREPNFADDAPL; the protein is encoded by the coding sequence ATGGACACAGCCCAGCTCACCGCTCCCGGCGCGTACCCCGGACTGAACCTCCAGCTGCACGACAGCGGCATCCTGGAAGTCGTCATCCGCAGCGACAAGACCCTGAACAGCGTGAACGCCGACGCGCACCGCGCCCTGACCCGCGTGTGGCGCGACATCGACGACACGCCCGGCATCCGCTGCGTCCTCGTGCGCGGCGAGGGACGCGGCTTCTCCTCTGGCGGGGACTTCACCCTGATCGAGGAGATGAGCAGCGACTTCACCGCCCTCACCCGCGTCTGGAAAGAAGCCCGCGACCTCGTGTACAACGTCATCAACTGCAGCAAACCCATCGTCAGCGCCATCCACGGCCCCTGCGTCGGCGCCGGACTTGCCGTCGCGCTGCTGGCCGACGTGAGCATCACCGCGCACACCGCCCGCCTCCTCGACGGCCACGTCCGCCTGGGCGTCGCCGCCGGAGACCACGCCGCGATCATCTGGCCCCTGCTGTGCGGCCTGAACAAGGCCAAATACCACCTCATGACCGGCGAACCGGTGAGCGGCATCGAAGCCGAACGCATCGGCCTGGTCAGCCTCACCGTCCCCGACGACGAACTCATGGACCGCGCCTGGACCGTCGCCAACCAACTCGCCCAGGGCAGCCCCACCGCCATCCGCTGGACCAAATACGCCCTGAACAACTGGCTCAGGCAGGCCGGACCCACCTTCGACGCCTCCCTGGCCCTCGAATTCCTCGGCTTCACCGGCCCCGACGTCCGCGAGGGCCTCAGCAGCCTCCGCGAAAAACGCGAACCGAACTTCGCCGACGACGCGCCACTGTAA
- the wrbA gene encoding NAD(P)H:quinone oxidoreductase — MTTSSPVKLAIVYYSTYGTNHAMAHAAAEAARAAGAEVRVLKVPETAPQAIIDTQDAWKAQQERSADVPTATPADLEWADAYLFSTPTRFGGAASQVRAFIDTLGGLWATGKLANKTFSAMTSAQNPNGGQETTLQTLYVTAMHWGSIIVAPGYTDQAIFASGGNPYGASVTANGQPLNDEDRATIAHQARRLVEVTAKLNG, encoded by the coding sequence ATGACCACGTCCTCCCCCGTCAAACTGGCCATCGTCTACTACTCCACCTACGGCACCAACCACGCCATGGCCCACGCCGCCGCCGAAGCCGCCCGCGCCGCCGGTGCGGAGGTCCGCGTGCTGAAAGTCCCCGAGACCGCCCCGCAGGCCATCATCGATACCCAGGACGCCTGGAAGGCCCAGCAGGAACGCAGCGCCGACGTGCCCACCGCCACCCCCGCCGACCTCGAATGGGCCGACGCGTACCTGTTCAGCACGCCCACCCGCTTCGGCGGAGCCGCCAGCCAGGTGCGCGCGTTCATCGACACGCTCGGCGGCCTGTGGGCGACCGGGAAACTCGCCAACAAGACCTTCAGCGCCATGACCAGCGCCCAGAACCCCAACGGCGGCCAGGAAACCACCCTCCAGACCCTGTACGTCACCGCCATGCACTGGGGCTCGATCATCGTCGCGCCCGGCTACACCGACCAGGCCATCTTCGCGTCCGGCGGCAACCCATACGGCGCCAGCGTCACCGCGAACGGCCAGCCCCTGAACGATGAGGACCGCGCCACCATCGCCCACCAGGCGCGCCGCCTCGTCGAAGTGACCGCCAAGCTCAACGGCTAA